Sequence from the Sulfurihydrogenibium sp. genome:
ATAGTTGGCATTGGAAATATGGGAAGTAAGTATGTTAATAAATTCAAAGAGCTAAATCTGGATTATGTTCTTATAGATTCAAATCCTGAACAACTTTCAAAATTTCCTGACGACGTTAAAAAATTTCAAGATATAGAAAAGGCTTTAAGTGAGGATTTAGACGCTGTTTTTGTAGCAACATCTCCACAATCACATCTACCAATAGCAAGAAAATTTTTAGATGCTGGTATTAATGTAATGGTAGAAAAACCACCATCTTTAAGCAGAAAAGAGCTTGAAGAAACACTTGAATTAGCATACAAAAAAAATGTTTATCTGTCAGTTTCAGAAATTGAGTTAAAATCAAGCACAGTTAGAAACCTTTCCTTAGATAAAAACGTTAGCTTTGTAGAAGGATACAGATTAAACCTTGGTAAAGGTTATATAAATCCATTTTTTGACCTTGCTTGGCATGACCTTTACATCTTTCATTACCTATTTGGGAATTTTAAAATAAAAGATGTGAAAGTAGAGAACAATATAGCAAAAGTTAAAGCAGAATCCGAAAATACTGAATTTGACCTACAGGTAGCATGGCTAAACCCATTTACGAGAAGAGAGTGGATATTAAAAACAAAGGATGGAGATTTAGTCTTAAATTTTGCGGAGGATAAAATTATATATCCTTCCGGAGAGGTAAAAGAAAAGGATAATAAAGACAAGCTCAAGCTTATGATAGAAGAATTTTTAAATAAACCATCGTATGATAGCACATTAAGGTCTATTAATATTCTTAAAGAAATAGAAAAAATTAAAATATAAAGGAGTTGGAATGATACCGATAATTAAACCTTACTTTGGAAAAGAAGAAGAAAAAACAGTCCTTGATATCATGAAAAGTGGACAAATTACAAGAGGTCAGTGGACTTTAAAATTTAGAGAGGAGTTTAAAAAGTATATAGGTGTAGGCTTTTGTCATACTGTATGTAGTGGAACCGCTGCGTTATATATTGCATTAAAAGCCATAGGTATATCCAAAAAAGAAGATATTGTTATTGTCCCGTCACTTAGTTTTATGGCTACTATTGATGCAGTTATTTTAGCCGGTGGTACGCCGGTAGTTATAGATGTGGATGAAAGTTATACTATGGATCCTGTATGGTTAGAAGAGGCTATTAAAAAATACAAACCAAAGGCAGTCATACCTGTTCATCTCTTTGGTCAAACTGCTGATATGGATAAAATAAAAGCTTTATGTAAAGAAAATAATGTTTTAATTTTGGAAGATGCAGCACAAGCTCACGGAGCTGAGTTTAAAGGAAAAAAAGCCGGAAGTCTTGGAGATATATCAGCATTTAGTTTTTACGCATCTAAAAACGTTGCAATGGGCGAAGGTGGAGCAATTTTAACAAACAACCCTGAAATTGATGAAAAAATATCAAACTGGATAGAATTTGGAGACCATCCTGCTTTAAATCTAAGAATAACAGAATTTCAAGCAGGAATAGGATACTGGCAGTTAAAACGCTTAGACGAAACAAATGAAAAAAGAAGAAAAATAGCAAAAATCTATAACGAAGAGTTTAAAGACTTGCCTGGATTAGTCCTTCCACAAGAATTACCAGACAGAAAGCATGTATATCATATATACGCGTTAAGACATCCGGAAAGAAATAAAATTGTTGAAAAGCTTATCGAAAATGGTATTGGAGCAAGAGTGTACTATGAATATACACTTCATCAGTTAAGAAATGCTGAACATCTAAATTGTGAA
This genomic interval carries:
- a CDS encoding Gfo/Idh/MocA family oxidoreductase, translating into MKVGIVGIGNMGSKYVNKFKELNLDYVLIDSNPEQLSKFPDDVKKFQDIEKALSEDLDAVFVATSPQSHLPIARKFLDAGINVMVEKPPSLSRKELEETLELAYKKNVYLSVSEIELKSSTVRNLSLDKNVSFVEGYRLNLGKGYINPFFDLAWHDLYIFHYLFGNFKIKDVKVENNIAKVKAESENTEFDLQVAWLNPFTRREWILKTKDGDLVLNFAEDKIIYPSGEVKEKDNKDKLKLMIEEFLNKPSYDSTLRSINILKEIEKIKI
- a CDS encoding DegT/DnrJ/EryC1/StrS family aminotransferase, whose protein sequence is MIPIIKPYFGKEEEKTVLDIMKSGQITRGQWTLKFREEFKKYIGVGFCHTVCSGTAALYIALKAIGISKKEDIVIVPSLSFMATIDAVILAGGTPVVIDVDESYTMDPVWLEEAIKKYKPKAVIPVHLFGQTADMDKIKALCKENNVLILEDAAQAHGAEFKGKKAGSLGDISAFSFYASKNVAMGEGGAILTNNPEIDEKISNWIEFGDHPALNLRITEFQAGIGYWQLKRLDETNEKRRKIAKIYNEEFKDLPGLVLPQELPDRKHVYHIYALRHPERNKIVEKLIENGIGARVYYEYTLHQLRNAEHLNCEFGELCTKELFAVPVHASLTESEVDYIVSTVKKIVKEV